In the Chitinophagaceae bacterium genome, one interval contains:
- a CDS encoding CcoQ/FixQ family Cbb3-type cytochrome c oxidase assembly chaperone encodes MFKFIKQYAETINNVDIYPIISLFIFFTFFVVLLVLVKRMKKERVETLANIPFDNEETTNSIS; translated from the coding sequence ATGTTCAAATTCATAAAACAATATGCCGAAACGATCAACAACGTAGACATCTACCCGATCATCTCCCTGTTCATCTTTTTTACCTTTTTTGTGGTATTGCTGGTGCTGGTTAAACGGATGAAGAAGGAACGGGTGGAAACGCTGGCCAATATTCCTTTTGACAACGAAGAAACAACCAACTCAATCAGTTAA
- a CDS encoding c-type cytochrome, whose protein sequence is MIRNRSNQHKITFTALALLAGNVLAAQTTTPATAQPASSGYNQLAVLLVVMIIALAFVIWGMGRVLTALGRLLLDKSKEASRALPVIMLTGLSLLSQLGFAQDAGAVKAAEPNFGGLSSTSFYLFVTVIGLEILVILFLAFSIRRIYTDLLPQKAKAVKERSKFATWWSGMDKRIFTRAVAVEQEADVLLDHDYDGIKELDNALPPWWKYGFYITIVVAFVYLLNFHVFGIGKNPTEEYNAEMEKARIEKEIYEASNKDKVDENNVPMADAAGLKAGEKLFELNCVACHLKSGGGNVGPNLTDDYWLHKGSLNDIYHTIKVGYPDKGMQSWSNQFTPKEISYLASYIKTLRGTNPPGAKAPQGDLYVEGAAAVKDSASVARPDSVAAVKADSVSVKK, encoded by the coding sequence ATGATACGCAACAGATCCAATCAACATAAAATTACATTCACTGCCCTGGCATTGCTTGCAGGCAATGTGCTGGCAGCACAGACCACTACGCCGGCAACCGCCCAGCCGGCTTCTTCGGGGTACAACCAGCTGGCTGTTCTGCTGGTGGTGATGATCATTGCACTGGCTTTCGTCATCTGGGGCATGGGCCGTGTGCTTACTGCGCTGGGCAGGCTATTGCTTGATAAAAGCAAAGAAGCATCCAGGGCGCTCCCGGTGATCATGCTTACCGGTCTTTCCCTGCTGAGCCAGTTGGGTTTTGCTCAGGATGCTGGTGCTGTTAAAGCGGCAGAACCAAATTTCGGGGGACTTTCTTCCACTTCCTTTTACCTCTTTGTTACCGTAATAGGGCTGGAGATCCTGGTGATCCTCTTTCTTGCCTTTTCGATCCGCAGGATATATACCGACCTGTTGCCGCAGAAAGCAAAAGCAGTAAAGGAGCGGTCAAAATTTGCAACCTGGTGGTCGGGTATGGATAAAAGGATATTTACCAGGGCCGTGGCGGTGGAACAGGAAGCAGATGTTTTGCTGGATCACGATTATGACGGCATCAAGGAACTGGATAATGCATTACCACCCTGGTGGAAGTATGGTTTCTATATTACCATCGTGGTTGCTTTTGTTTACCTGCTCAACTTTCATGTATTTGGCATTGGTAAGAACCCTACCGAAGAATACAATGCCGAAATGGAAAAGGCCCGGATCGAAAAAGAGATTTACGAGGCCAGCAACAAGGATAAGGTGGATGAGAATAATGTGCCCATGGCAGATGCAGCCGGCCTCAAAGCCGGGGAAAAACTTTTTGAACTGAATTGTGTTGCCTGTCATTTAAAAAGCGGGGGAGGAAATGTTGGACCGAACCTCACAGACGATTACTGGCTGCACAAAGGATCGCTGAATGATATATACCATACCATCAAAGTGGGTTATCCCGACAAGGGTATGCAATCGTGGAGCAACCAGTTTACTCCCAAGGAGATCAGCTACCTGGCCAGTTACATCAAAACCCTGCGGGGAACCAATCCACCCGGTGCAAAAGCGCCCCAGGGCGATTTGTATGTGGAAGGTGCTGCGGCTGTAAAGGATTCAGCATCGGTTGCAAGGCCCGATTCAGTGGCTGCCGTGAAGGCAGACTCGGTTTCGGTAAAAAAATAA
- a CDS encoding 4Fe-4S binding protein, with product MAETVVKDKKESFRDSVATISKEGRRNFIMPKKPRGRLYNLRTWFSIFYLIIFFTLPFIKVNDEPLFMFNVLERKFIFFGMIFWPQDFFIFGIGMLAFIVFVILFTVVFGRVFCGWACPQTIFMEMVFRKIEYWIDGDSNKQRLLKGMPWNGEKIRKRVVKFVVFFLISFIIANFFLAYLISMDKLIGYIENPAAHVGTLISLLVFTSVFFFVYWWFREQACIVVCPYGRLQGVLLDKNSIVVAYDHKRGEPRGKLKKAEDHDCKCVDCKEEGACKSMNSKLEAMIRQGDCIDCFACVRVCPTGIDIRNGTQLECVNCTACIDACDAIMDSIEKPKGLIRYASENSISSGVKLKINARIKAYSAVLLLLLSLLAFLIVSRTDLDARLMRTAGMTYTTLPDGRISNLYNLKLANKTHQDIDFSLMLEGLKGDISFVGSGSMTVRKEAYSNLQFLIILDPKQLKGWKTEIRMGMYEKGKKIKTITAKFIGPEVYN from the coding sequence ATGGCAGAAACTGTTGTAAAAGATAAAAAGGAATCCTTCCGGGATTCGGTTGCTACCATCAGCAAGGAGGGCAGACGTAATTTTATCATGCCCAAAAAGCCCAGGGGCAGGCTGTACAACCTCCGTACCTGGTTCAGCATCTTTTATCTTATCATTTTTTTCACCCTGCCTTTCATAAAAGTGAATGATGAACCCCTGTTCATGTTCAACGTGCTGGAAAGAAAGTTCATCTTTTTCGGGATGATCTTCTGGCCGCAGGACTTTTTCATTTTTGGGATCGGCATGCTTGCGTTCATTGTCTTCGTTATTCTCTTCACGGTCGTTTTCGGACGTGTATTCTGCGGATGGGCCTGTCCCCAGACCATTTTTATGGAAATGGTGTTCCGCAAAATTGAATACTGGATCGACGGGGATTCAAATAAACAACGTTTGTTAAAAGGAATGCCGTGGAATGGGGAGAAGATAAGAAAGCGGGTCGTGAAGTTCGTTGTGTTCTTCCTCATCTCTTTCATTATCGCAAACTTCTTCCTGGCATATCTCATCAGCATGGATAAGCTGATCGGGTATATTGAAAATCCTGCAGCACATGTTGGTACGCTCATCTCCCTGCTGGTATTCACCAGTGTTTTCTTTTTTGTGTACTGGTGGTTCCGGGAGCAGGCATGCATTGTGGTTTGCCCCTACGGCAGGCTGCAGGGGGTGTTGCTTGATAAAAATTCCATCGTGGTTGCCTATGATCATAAAAGGGGGGAACCACGGGGCAAGCTTAAAAAGGCCGAAGACCACGACTGCAAATGTGTTGATTGCAAGGAAGAGGGTGCCTGTAAAAGCATGAATTCGAAACTGGAGGCAATGATAAGGCAGGGAGATTGCATCGACTGCTTTGCCTGTGTACGGGTTTGCCCTACGGGCATCGACATACGCAACGGTACCCAGCTTGAATGCGTGAACTGTACCGCCTGCATTGATGCCTGCGATGCGATCATGGACAGCATTGAAAAGCCAAAGGGCCTCATCCGCTATGCATCGGAGAACAGCATCAGCAGTGGGGTGAAACTGAAGATCAATGCAAGGATCAAAGCCTATTCTGCTGTGCTTCTTCTGCTTTTATCCCTGCTGGCATTTCTAATTGTAAGCAGGACCGACCTGGATGCCCGGTTAATGCGTACGGCAGGAATGACATACACCACGTTGCCGGACGGAAGGATAAGCAACCTCTACAACCTGAAGCTGGCGAATAAGACCCACCAGGACATTGATTTCAGCCTGATGCTGGAAGGCCTGAAGGGCGATATCTCCTTTGTGGGAAGCGGTAGTATGACGGTGCGGAAAGAAGCCTATTCAAACCTGCAGTTCCTGATCATACTGGATCCCAAACAACTGAAGGGCTGGAAAACAGAGATCCGGATGGGTATGTATGAGAAGGGGAAAAAAATAAAGACGATCACGGCCAAATTTATCGGGCCGGAAGTATATAATTAA
- a CDS encoding FixH family protein, with the protein MNWGYKILFVYIAFVAGILAMVFGSSSQKVDLVTPDYYAKELKYQDKIDELGRVAALSAPVTYELTDDKLVISFPKDFTGKKLVGEAVLYCPSDENKDIKKNFSVQDEPLSIPLGQGKTGMYELQLSWKEGTVSYYFEKRIFI; encoded by the coding sequence ATGAACTGGGGATATAAAATACTGTTTGTGTACATCGCATTTGTGGCGGGCATCCTGGCAATGGTCTTCGGATCATCTTCTCAGAAAGTAGACCTGGTAACGCCGGATTATTATGCCAAAGAGCTGAAGTACCAGGATAAGATCGATGAGTTGGGACGGGTTGCCGCATTATCGGCGCCGGTAACGTATGAGCTTACGGACGATAAACTGGTCATTTCCTTCCCGAAGGATTTCACGGGTAAGAAACTGGTTGGCGAGGCCGTACTTTATTGTCCTTCCGATGAGAACAAGGACATAAAAAAGAATTTTTCTGTGCAGGATGAACCACTGAGCATCCCGCTGGGGCAGGGCAAAACGGGAATGTATGAGTTGCAGCTAAGCTGGAAGGAGGGTACCGTGAGCTATTATTTTGAGAAGAGGATATTCATATAA
- a CDS encoding sulfite exporter TauE/SafE family protein, whose translation MTELILAAFTMGILGSFHCVGMCGPLAMSLPLRTDSHWSKFSGALIYNTGRIVTYAVFGLLFGAIGKTFSLFGYQQWLSIVLGVLIIVFIILPKRISALQNRNAGLWLYEKVRSAIGRLFLQGTGASLFSIGLLNGLLPCGLVYMAAAGAVATGDIVYSIVFMAFFGLGTLPVMWSVAFLGNFVSLGIRKRIRKAYPYMMAGMACLLILRGMGLGIPYVSPKAAEKKVDAIECCVKP comes from the coding sequence ATGACTGAACTGATACTTGCGGCATTTACCATGGGGATACTGGGAAGTTTCCATTGTGTAGGCATGTGCGGACCTTTGGCCATGTCATTGCCCCTGCGCACCGACAGCCACTGGTCTAAATTTTCAGGCGCATTGATTTATAACACCGGCCGCATTGTAACGTATGCTGTGTTTGGACTGCTGTTTGGCGCCATAGGAAAGACCTTTTCGTTATTTGGTTACCAGCAATGGTTGAGCATTGTATTGGGAGTGCTTATCATTGTATTCATCATTCTGCCGAAAAGGATATCGGCATTGCAGAACCGTAATGCCGGTTTGTGGCTGTATGAAAAAGTACGTTCAGCGATCGGCAGGCTTTTCCTGCAGGGTACCGGTGCATCTTTATTTTCCATCGGGTTGCTGAATGGCTTATTGCCCTGCGGGCTGGTTTATATGGCTGCGGCGGGAGCGGTTGCCACCGGCGACATTGTTTACAGTATTGTGTTCATGGCTTTTTTCGGACTGGGTACCTTGCCGGTCATGTGGAGCGTTGCATTCCTGGGCAATTTTGTAAGCCTGGGTATCCGGAAAAGGATCCGTAAAGCATATCCCTATATGATGGCAGGTATGGCCTGCCTGCTCATTCTGCGGGGAATGGGACTGGGTATACCGTATGTGAGTCCGAAAGCTGCGGAAAAAAAGGTGGATGCAATTGAATGCTGTGTGAAACCCTGA
- a CDS encoding response regulator, whose product MKQLLLIEDNDEIRDNTAEILELAGYKVRTAENGKVGVEMALEEKPDLIICDIMMPVLDGYGVLHLLNKNPDLTGIPFIFLTAKAERGDFRKGMEMGADDYITKPFSDIELLNAVESRIRKTDLFAKNYESNAAGMHQMLNDFRGDNALKELASDRHINHYRKKQIIYSEGNHPNRLFYIQKGKVKTFKTNDAGKELTVGLYNEGDFFGYTALLEETVYKETAEAIEDCDISIIPKEEFENLLLNNREVTHKFVKLLAKNISEKEEQLLGLAYNSLRKRVADALLTLQHKYQRENQDKFSMHISREDLANIAGTATESLIRTLSDFKSEKLIEIAEGNIIITNQKKLAAMLN is encoded by the coding sequence ATGAAACAACTACTGCTGATAGAAGACAACGATGAAATAAGAGACAATACGGCCGAGATACTTGAGCTGGCCGGTTATAAGGTACGTACAGCCGAGAACGGTAAAGTGGGCGTGGAGATGGCCCTGGAAGAGAAACCCGACCTCATCATCTGCGACATCATGATGCCCGTGCTGGATGGCTATGGCGTGCTGCACCTGCTGAACAAGAACCCGGACCTGACCGGCATCCCATTCATTTTTTTGACCGCCAAGGCCGAACGCGGTGATTTCAGGAAGGGAATGGAAATGGGCGCCGATGATTACATCACCAAACCGTTCAGCGATATAGAACTGCTGAATGCGGTGGAAAGCCGCATCCGCAAGACCGACCTGTTTGCCAAGAATTACGAGAGCAATGCAGCAGGCATGCACCAGATGCTGAATGATTTCCGGGGTGATAATGCCTTAAAAGAACTGGCATCTGACCGGCACATCAACCATTACCGGAAGAAACAGATCATATACTCCGAGGGCAACCACCCGAACCGTTTATTCTATATTCAAAAGGGAAAAGTAAAAACTTTCAAGACGAACGATGCCGGCAAGGAATTGACCGTGGGACTTTACAACGAAGGTGATTTTTTTGGCTACACCGCCCTGCTGGAAGAAACCGTGTATAAAGAAACCGCAGAAGCCATTGAAGACTGCGACATTTCCATCATACCGAAAGAGGAATTTGAGAATTTGCTTCTCAATAACCGGGAAGTGACACATAAGTTTGTAAAACTGCTGGCCAAGAACATCTCGGAAAAAGAAGAACAACTGCTTGGCCTGGCATACAATTCCCTCCGTAAACGGGTGGCCGATGCGTTGCTGACCCTCCAGCATAAATATCAACGGGAAAACCAGGATAAGTTCTCCATGCACATATCCAGGGAAGACCTGGCCAATATTGCCGGCACCGCTACCGAATCCCTCATCCGCACCCTGAGCGATTTTAAGAGTGAAAAGCTGATCGAAATTGCCGAAGGGAATATCATCATCACCAATCAAAAGAAACTGGCAGCGATGCTGAACTGA
- a CDS encoding PAS domain S-box protein, whose amino-acid sequence MPPSTFTSTENLQQEKEKFEALFQFASMGILVAGKGGVILLVNNFLLSQFGYSRAEDLVGKKIEQLIPHRYHPQHTKYRDNYNKNPEPRPMGVGKDLFAVKKDGTEFPVEISLSNYIMDGESYTIAFIIDISKRKEYENAVMQQREQLAETNKKIEELNDELEEKVELRTRQLKETLAQLESSRDELTKALSKEKELSDLKSRFVSMASHEFRTPLSTILSSASLVAKYTETEEQEKRDKHIQRIKSSVNNLTSLLNEFLSIGKIEDGKILANNISFNIKELISALCTEMEGIAKKDQQIIYTHTGDEMAFLDPSLLRNVITNLLSNAIKFSSDNGIIQVKSTTSAGEIVITVQDNGVGISKEDQEHLFERFFRGANVINIQGTGLGLHIVGRYIEIMDGKIEFSSQLEKGTKFIITFKKE is encoded by the coding sequence ATGCCGCCAAGCACATTTACATCAACGGAAAACCTGCAGCAGGAAAAAGAAAAATTTGAGGCCCTGTTTCAATTTGCCTCCATGGGCATATTGGTTGCCGGCAAGGGGGGTGTGATACTCCTGGTGAACAACTTCCTCCTTTCACAGTTTGGATACAGCCGTGCAGAGGACCTGGTTGGGAAAAAAATTGAACAGCTTATCCCCCATCGCTATCACCCCCAACATACAAAATACCGGGATAACTATAATAAGAATCCCGAACCCCGGCCCATGGGGGTAGGCAAAGACCTTTTTGCAGTGAAGAAAGACGGTACCGAGTTCCCGGTGGAGATAAGCCTGAGCAATTACATAATGGACGGCGAAAGTTATACCATTGCATTTATCATTGACATAAGCAAGCGAAAAGAATATGAGAATGCCGTTATGCAGCAGCGGGAACAACTGGCAGAAACAAATAAGAAAATCGAAGAGCTCAACGATGAACTGGAAGAAAAAGTGGAACTGCGTACCCGGCAGTTAAAAGAAACCCTGGCCCAGCTGGAGTCATCCAGGGACGAGCTCACCAAGGCACTAAGCAAGGAAAAGGAACTGAGTGACCTGAAGAGCCGCTTTGTTTCCATGGCCTCACATGAGTTCCGGACGCCGCTCAGCACCATACTCTCTTCCGCCTCGCTGGTGGCCAAATATACCGAAACCGAAGAGCAGGAAAAAAGGGACAAACACATTCAACGGATCAAATCATCCGTAAATAACCTTACCAGTTTACTGAATGAATTCCTGTCCATCGGGAAAATTGAAGACGGGAAGATCCTCGCCAATAATATTTCTTTCAATATCAAAGAACTCATTTCCGCTCTTTGTACCGAAATGGAGGGCATAGCCAAAAAAGACCAGCAGATCATTTACACACATACGGGCGACGAAATGGCCTTCCTGGACCCCTCGCTGCTTCGGAATGTGATCACCAACCTGTTATCCAACGCCATCAAGTTCTCGTCCGACAACGGGATCATCCAGGTAAAAAGCACCACTTCGGCCGGCGAGATAGTAATAACGGTCCAGGATAACGGGGTGGGCATATCAAAAGAAGACCAGGAACACCTTTTTGAACGGTTCTTCCGGGGTGCCAATGTGATCAATATACAGGGTACGGGACTGGGGCTGCATATTGTAGGCCGTTATATAGAGATCATGGACGGCAAAATTGAATTCAGCAGCCAATTGGAGAAAGGGACCAAATTTATCATTACATTTAAGAAAGAATAA
- a CDS encoding cation-translocating P-type ATPase produces MADINFKAEGLNQQAVADSRKRYGFNRQHFKKESGFFLVLKDVAAEPMFIMLVLAATIYFITGNRNDGIFMSAAIVFVSAISIFQDFRSRNAIAALRALTRPMSKVIRNGVTAEINSEEIVVGDLMIVEEGGSVPADGVIIRSNDFSVNESILTGESLSVFKSEQDQNNKVYQGTFVSGGLAICRVTAIGNETNLGKIGGALSSIEEEKTPLQLQINNFVKKMAVAGIIIFLIVWGINYAQSSNIFDSLLKALTLAMSILPEEIPVAFTTFMALGAWRLMKTGVIVKQTRTVETLGSASVICVDKTGTITENRMELTRIFVPGEKGFSIPGNSLSGKEKELIRTAMWASEPIPFDPMEVALHQWYQDLYAVDERPFYKMVHEYPLGGRPPMMTHVFEDGSGHRIIAAKGAPEAIIQVSALSAGEKNIITAAVNELSEKGYRVLAVAETSHEGGTFPKEQQQFRFSFKGLLAFYDPPKKNIQAVFKAFEDAGIDVKIITGDNMATTHTIAMQTGFKGADRIIDGEALHALTDAELVTKVNAVNIFTRVFPDAKLRVINALKGNGKIVAMTGDGVNDGPALKSAHIGIAMGKKGSEIAKQASSLILTDDDLAKMVDAVAMGRKIYSNLKKAIQYIISIHIPIILTVFIPLALGWVYPNIFTPVHVIFLELIMGPTCSIIYENEPIEKNMMQQKPREFSTTFFNWQELLTSIIQGIVITAGTLFIYQYAVQQGCNEKTTRTLVFITLISANVFLTLVNRSFYYSVLETSRYRNNLVVIIIAVTVLLTVLFVSIPLLAGLFQFENPGLVMAAIGILTGFISVAWFEGVKFFKRRKVS; encoded by the coding sequence ATGGCAGACATTAATTTTAAAGCGGAAGGCTTGAACCAGCAGGCGGTAGCTGATTCCCGGAAGAGATACGGGTTCAACCGGCAGCATTTTAAGAAGGAATCGGGGTTCTTTCTGGTACTGAAAGATGTAGCTGCAGAACCCATGTTCATCATGCTGGTGCTGGCAGCCACCATCTACTTTATCACCGGCAACCGCAACGACGGTATTTTTATGTCGGCAGCCATTGTTTTTGTGTCTGCCATATCCATTTTCCAGGACTTTCGCAGCCGCAATGCCATTGCAGCATTGAGGGCGCTTACCCGGCCCATGAGCAAAGTGATACGAAACGGGGTAACAGCAGAAATAAACAGTGAAGAGATCGTGGTGGGTGACCTGATGATCGTGGAAGAAGGAGGTTCTGTTCCTGCAGACGGGGTCATCATCCGGTCAAATGATTTTTCGGTCAACGAATCCATACTCACAGGTGAATCGCTGAGTGTGTTCAAGTCGGAGCAGGACCAGAATAACAAGGTTTACCAGGGAACGTTTGTGTCGGGCGGGTTGGCCATTTGCCGGGTAACAGCTATTGGCAACGAGACCAACCTGGGAAAAATAGGCGGCGCCCTTTCTTCCATTGAAGAAGAAAAAACGCCGCTTCAGTTGCAGATAAACAATTTCGTAAAGAAGATGGCTGTTGCCGGCATCATCATCTTTCTCATTGTGTGGGGCATCAATTACGCTCAATCCAGCAATATTTTCGACAGTTTATTGAAAGCACTTACGCTTGCCATGAGCATATTGCCCGAGGAAATACCTGTTGCCTTCACCACTTTTATGGCGTTGGGCGCCTGGCGGCTGATGAAAACAGGGGTTATCGTAAAACAAACAAGAACCGTTGAAACACTGGGCAGCGCTTCGGTCATTTGTGTAGACAAGACGGGGACCATTACCGAGAACAGGATGGAACTGACCCGGATCTTTGTACCCGGGGAGAAAGGCTTTTCCATTCCCGGTAATTCGTTATCCGGGAAAGAAAAGGAACTCATCCGTACGGCCATGTGGGCCAGCGAACCGATCCCCTTCGACCCGATGGAAGTGGCCCTGCACCAATGGTACCAGGATCTGTATGCAGTAGATGAACGTCCTTTTTACAAAATGGTTCATGAATACCCGCTGGGGGGAAGGCCCCCCATGATGACGCATGTGTTTGAAGATGGTTCAGGGCACCGCATTATTGCAGCCAAGGGGGCACCAGAAGCCATCATACAGGTTTCTGCTTTATCTGCCGGGGAGAAGAATATAATAACGGCAGCCGTGAATGAATTGTCTGAAAAAGGATACCGGGTACTGGCTGTTGCCGAAACAAGCCATGAAGGAGGTACTTTTCCAAAGGAACAGCAGCAGTTCAGGTTCTCATTCAAGGGGCTGCTTGCATTTTATGACCCTCCCAAGAAGAACATACAGGCAGTTTTCAAGGCCTTTGAGGATGCCGGCATTGATGTAAAGATCATCACCGGCGATAATATGGCCACCACCCATACCATTGCCATGCAAACGGGATTTAAGGGAGCCGACAGGATCATTGACGGGGAAGCGCTGCATGCATTGACGGATGCGGAACTGGTGACAAAAGTAAATGCGGTGAACATTTTTACCCGGGTGTTTCCGGATGCCAAGCTCCGGGTCATCAATGCGCTGAAGGGAAATGGAAAGATCGTGGCCATGACCGGGGACGGGGTGAACGACGGCCCCGCTTTAAAATCGGCACACATCGGCATCGCCATGGGAAAAAAGGGAAGTGAGATCGCAAAGCAGGCCTCTTCCCTGATCCTTACAGATGATGACCTGGCAAAGATGGTGGATGCCGTGGCCATGGGAAGAAAAATTTACAGCAACCTGAAAAAAGCCATCCAGTACATCATCTCCATTCACATACCCATTATACTTACTGTTTTTATACCCCTTGCCCTTGGCTGGGTATATCCGAATATCTTTACACCGGTGCATGTGATATTTCTTGAACTGATCATGGGCCCTACCTGTTCCATCATTTACGAGAATGAACCCATTGAAAAGAACATGATGCAGCAGAAGCCCCGGGAGTTCAGCACCACTTTCTTCAACTGGCAGGAACTTCTGACAAGTATCATCCAGGGAATTGTTATCACTGCCGGCACCTTGTTTATCTACCAGTATGCCGTACAACAGGGCTGCAATGAAAAAACGACCCGTACCCTGGTCTTTATAACACTCATCTCCGCCAATGTTTTTTTAACACTTGTGAACCGTTCCTTCTACTATTCCGTGCTGGAAACAAGCAGGTACAGGAATAACCTGGTCGTCATCATAATTGCTGTTACTGTTTTACTCACCGTTTTATTTGTAAGCATTCCCCTGCTTGCAGGATTATTCCAGTTTGAAAATCCCGGTTTGGTCATGGCGGCGATCGGTATACTTACCGGGTTTATTTCGGTTGCCTGGTTCGAGGGAGTAAAATTCTTTAAAAGGAGGAAGGTCAGTTAA
- the ytxJ gene encoding bacillithiol system redox-active protein YtxJ: protein MNWIELNSLQQLSRIKELSKTRVQVIFKHSSRCSVSSMARNRLERNVHEQPPTTDFYFLDLLRFRSLSDQVAEDFSVHHESPQVLLIKDAECFYEESHGGIDMADIAEQVRLN, encoded by the coding sequence ATGAACTGGATCGAACTCAACAGCCTGCAGCAGCTTTCCCGGATCAAAGAACTGTCTAAAACCCGTGTACAGGTCATCTTTAAACACAGCTCCCGTTGTTCCGTCAGCAGTATGGCCAGGAACCGGCTGGAAAGAAATGTACACGAACAACCTCCCACGACTGATTTTTATTTTCTTGACCTGCTTCGCTTCCGTTCCCTTTCTGACCAGGTCGCCGAAGACTTTTCCGTTCATCACGAATCGCCGCAGGTACTTTTAATAAAAGATGCGGAATGCTTTTATGAAGAAAGCCATGGCGGGATCGATATGGCTGACATTGCAGAACAGGTACGCCTTAACTGA
- a CDS encoding 3'-5' exonuclease, producing MLQLKRPIVFIDLETTGVSLSTDRIVEIALVKIMPDKSRLTKRKLINPEMPIPQESTDIHGISNEMVKDAPTFKQAANEIKMFIENCDLGGYNSNRFDIPILMEEFLRAGMDVDLSTRKMIDVQHIFYTMEPRTLTAAYKFFCEKELVGAHSAETDVNATIDVLMAQLKRYEKLGDSVDSILGVIGEDKIVDYARRFSYNDHGKEIFNFGKHKGRAVSDVLRAEPQYYDWMMRGDFPLHTKQKLTEILNRTLLKNN from the coding sequence ATGTTGCAACTTAAACGTCCCATTGTTTTTATTGACCTCGAAACAACCGGAGTAAGCCTCTCCACAGACCGCATTGTAGAGATCGCCCTGGTAAAAATAATGCCCGACAAAAGCAGGCTGACCAAGCGAAAACTGATCAATCCCGAAATGCCTATCCCGCAGGAATCAACCGACATTCATGGCATAAGCAATGAAATGGTAAAAGATGCCCCCACGTTCAAGCAGGCTGCCAACGAAATAAAGATGTTCATTGAGAACTGCGACCTGGGTGGATACAACAGCAACCGCTTTGATATTCCCATTTTAATGGAAGAATTTTTAAGGGCTGGCATGGATGTTGACCTGAGTACCCGTAAGATGATCGACGTGCAGCATATTTTTTATACCATGGAGCCACGGACACTTACTGCCGCCTACAAATTCTTTTGCGAAAAGGAACTGGTAGGTGCCCACAGTGCCGAGACGGATGTGAATGCAACCATTGATGTTTTGATGGCCCAGCTGAAACGCTATGAAAAACTGGGCGACTCGGTCGACTCGATACTCGGCGTGATCGGCGAAGACAAGATCGTGGACTATGCCCGCCGGTTCAGCTACAACGATCATGGTAAAGAAATATTCAATTTCGGCAAACACAAGGGGAGGGCAGTATCGGATGTACTAAGGGCTGAGCCCCAGTATTATGACTGGATGATGCGGGGCGATTTTCCGTTGCATACCAAGCAGAAACTGACCGAGATACTGAACCGGACCCTGTTAAAGAATAATTAA